The following are encoded together in the Cryptococcus neoformans var. neoformans JEC21 chromosome 9 sequence genome:
- a CDS encoding expressed protein, whose amino-acid sequence MPAKKLPPYHPSQPEPDIAPFDISTAVDAEHDKPAGDDELLPKIPKDANDKTVVFPPLILGCSTFGYGIYADDDNVRSSMPLRVVRLALRSGMNAFDTAPWYHPSEIILGNALAALDYPRGSYHIITKVGKYGPNSSDHMYSPEVVQASVERSLRRLRTDYLDAVYLHDVEYALPGPSYEGDPVSLLSTILSQPPVPTAEELKILDGIGALRKLQTTGHIILVGIAGYPLPILLRLALLVLHSTRKPLDVVQTYAHHTLQNDALQQGYLQALAEKAGVRQIVSASPLAMGLLTTSGGPGWHPAKDYPELFNATRAAVELCKEKGTKLEDVALSFGYRPLSQPNGRRVPIVVGCKDLQEMKETVRRWKEVNPAQGGEGGLEKKELEEEVKKLFTEKGVQGWSWACPSEAQRAG is encoded by the exons ATGCCTGCAAAGAAACTGCCTCCCTATCACCCTTCTCAGCCTGAGCCGGACATTGCTCCATTCGACATTTCGACCGCTGTAGATGCAGAGCACGACAAGCCCGCTGGTGACGATGAACTTCTGCCCAAA ATACCCAAGGATGCCAACGACAAGACTGTAGTATTTCCGCCTCTTATCTTGGGATGCTCCACATTTGGCTACGGGATATATGCCGACGACGATAATGTCCGGTCGTCTATGCCATTACGGGTTGTGCGATTGGCTTTGCGCAGCGGTATGAACGCCTTTGACACTG CACCATGGTACCATCCATCAGAAATCATCCTCGGCAACGCGCTTGCCGCGTTAGATTATCCTCGCGGATCATACCATATCATCACCAAAGTTGGTAAATACGGACCCAACTCGTCTGATCATATGTATAGTCCCGAAGTTGTCCAAGCTAGTGTGGAAAGAAGTTTGCGAAGGCTGAGGACTGATTATCTCGATGCTGTTT ACCTGCACGATGTAGAATATGCTTTACCCGGCCCATCATACGAAGGTGACCCTgtatctcttctttccaccaTCTTATCCCAGCCTCCGGTACCTACCGCCGAAGAACTCAAGATCTTAGACGGCATTGGCGCCCTTCGCAAGCTCCAAACCACGGGCCATATCATACTCGTTGGTATCGCCGGTTACCCTCTGCCTATCCTCCTTCGTCTCGCTCTTCTCGTACTCCATAGTACCCGAAAACCGCTCGATGTCGTCCAGACGTACGCTCATCATACCCTGCAGAATGATGCGCTCCAACAAGGCTATCTACAAGCTCTGGCGGAGAAAGCGGGTGTGAGGCAGATAGTGAGCGCTTCACCCCTTGCTATGGGTCTCCTCACCACTTCAGGTGGACCTGGTTGGCATCCAGCGAAGGACTATCCAGAGTTGTTCAATGCTACCCGGGCAGCGGTGGAGTTGTgtaaagaaaaagggacGAAGCTAGAAGACGTAGCGCTTTCGTTTGGATATCGTCCACTGAGCCAGCCAAACGGTAGACGGGTGCCGATCGTGGTGGGATGTAAAGATTtgcaagagatgaaggagacggtgagaagatggaaagaggtaaATCCAGCCCAAGGGGGCGAAGGGGggctggagaagaaggaactggaggaggaggtgaagaagttgTTTACGGAGAAGGGGGTACAGGGGTGGAGCTGGGCTTGCCCGAGTGAAGCAC